One region of Etheostoma spectabile isolate EspeVRDwgs_2016 chromosome 21, UIUC_Espe_1.0, whole genome shotgun sequence genomic DNA includes:
- the gucy2g gene encoding guanylate cyclase 2G has protein sequence MRHTLVLYFTLTAASVISNNTNGSHRLIIGFQAPWNMSFPFSALRLGSAIQIAMEKVNTNPSFLGNYSLDFVYMDTDCKPKVSLGGFIHQVWTENVSALFGPACPEEAEVTGLIASTWNIPMFGFVGQSSKMDNTDIYDSYIKVVPPLKRSSEVLVKTLEFFGWNHIAMIGGGLESNTWDKVDALWKTFENPLRDKFKLAAAVKFDTSNPRLVYEHVKFISTVARVIVILTNRKDSLALLLEADRQGLMNGDYMFFLVQHFEDNLWPYALNSRFNPGAISAFDMTFVIGQKSYDGYEYYDFFEQVFERLKRHPFHSNLSSEKEVSPYSAYLHDAVLLYAMGLKEVLKDGENPHDGRQLLQRLKNKSKIRFNGASGLVHFDNEGERNVDYSVYDLQNVGGINKFVPILHFDSQTKAVRPTSLFASLVWPRGRPPSDQPECGFNNELCEWLSNDITLLALLVTFPIIGLLAVMCIGVLTLQKLRLKLRLGDSYWWLIDYSNITVIRNKSGSQGLSLSTARHSGSGGSQSNFSNNSYGLRDKTGREHVYTTIGLYQGNQVAIKYIKNHAHCIVQKPSIIAEFNLIKEMKHENLVQFFGVCIEQPNVCLVTQYCRKGSLKDVLRSTDVELEGMFKLSFAYDIVNGMEFIHKSNLRFHGNLKPSTCLVDSRLQIKLSGFGLWEFKYGEKNKIIPLENPEALFWTAPELLRRVSLQVNGMPKADIFSFAIIMWELMYNAKYGPYHEVNLEPKEIIMQLQKPFQGQYLRPALSEELCDENINILLKACWNENPDHRPPFAAIRRQLKDNSPNSHANILDNMVDKLEKYANHLEEVVEERTNQLTVEKTRADMLLSSMLPRYIAEKLMAGKSVEPQSYDMVTIFFSDIVGFTSMCSVSSAMEVVTFLNDLYSLFDDIIKIYDVYKVETIGDAYMVASGLPISNGYQHALEICTMALHFLSAIKVFKIHHMPTESLAIRIGIHSGPVVAGVVGTTMPRYCLFGDTVNMASRMESNSLPLRIHISQCTADILVQAGSFVLEERGEVEMKGKGSHKTYWLLSKEGFNPPVIAHSPPPADSLKLQTEVQ, from the exons ATGAGGCACACATTGGTGCTTTACTTCACACTAACGGCTGCCTCTGTCATCAGTAATAACACCAACGGCTCTCACAGGCTGATCATTGGCTTCCAGGCCCCCTGGAATATGTCCTTCCCCTTCAGCGCCCTGCGGCTGGGCTCGGCCATACAGATAGCCATGGAGAAGGTGAACACTAATCCCTCTTTCCTGGGGAACTACAGTCTGGATTTCGTGTACATGGATACAGACTGTAAACCCAAAGTTTCCCTGGGAGGATTCATTCACCAGGTGTGGACAGAAAATGTGTCTGCCCTATTTGGTCCAGCGTGTCCTGAAGAAGCCGAG GTCACAGGTCTCATTGCATCCACATGGAACATCCCCATGTTCGGCTTTGTGGGACAATCCTCCAAAATGGACAACACTGACATCTACGACTCCTACATCAAAGTTGTGCCACCTCTTAAAAGAAGCTCGGAGGTCCTGGTGAAGACCCTGGAGTTCTTTGGATGGAATCACATAGCGATGATCGGAGGGGGACTGGAATCAAACACTTGGGACAAAGTTGACGCTTTGTGGAAAACTTTTGAGAATCCGCTGAGAGACAAATTCAAGCTGGCTGCCGCGGTCAAGTTTGATACCAGCAATCCTCGGCTAGTTTATGAACATGTTAAGTTCATCTCAACAGTCGCCAGAG TGATTGTGATTCTAACAAACCGCAAGGACTCCTTGGCTCTGTTGCTGGAGGCGGATCGTCAGGGTCTGATGAATGGGGACTACATGTTCTTCCTGGTGCAGCATTTTGAG GATAACTTGTGGCCCTATGCCCTGAACAGCAGATTTAACCCAGGTGCCATAAGTGCTTTTGACATGACCTTCGTCATCGGCCAGAAATCCTACGACGGCTACGAGTATTATGACTTCTTTGAGCAAGTTTTTGAAAGACTAAAGAGACACCCGTTTCACAGCAACCTGTCATCTGAAAAAGAG GTTAGCCCGTACTCTGCCTACCTGCACGATGCAGTGCTTCTTTATGCGATGGGACTGAAGGAAGTCCTCAAAGATGGGGAAAACCCTCATGATGGACGGCAGCTGCTGcagagattaaaaaataaaagcaaaattcGATTTAATG GTGCCTCTGGACTAGTCCACTTTGACAACGAGGGGGAGAGAAATGTGGACTATTCCGTTTATGACCTGCAGAATGTGGGAGGCATCAATAAGTTTGTACCCATCCTCCATTTTGACAGTCAGACCAAAGCTGTGCG GCCAACGTCTTTGTTTGCTTCTTTGGTCTGGCCGAGAGGAAGACCCCCCTCTGACCAACCAGAATGTGGTTTCAACAATGAACTCTGTGAATGGCTCAGTAATG ACATCACCCTGCTGGCTCTGCTCGTGACCTTCCCCATCATCGGTCTGCTGGCAGTTATGTGCATCGGAGTCCTCACTCTGCAGAAGTTACGTCTCAAGCTGAGGCTCGGTGACTCCTACTGGTGGCTGATCGACTACAGCAACATCACCGTCATCAGGAATAAATCA GGATCCCAGGGTTTATCTCTGAGCACCGCCAGACACAGTGGGAGCGGCGGCTCTCAGTCTAATTTCTCCAACAACAGCTATGGCCTCAGGGACAAGACAGGGAGAGAACATGTCTACACCACCATAGGTCTCTACCAG GGAAATCAAGTGGCCATCAAGTACATCAAGAACCATGCTCACTGTATTGTCCAGAAACCTTCCATTATTGCAGAGTTCAATTTG ataaaagaaatgaaacatgAGAACTTGGTTCAGTTCTTCGGTGTTTGCATCGAGCAACCAAATGTCTGTTTGGTCACCCAGTACTGCAGGAAAGGCAGCCTGAAG GATGTTCTGAGGTCGACAGATGTTGAGCTGGAGGGGATGTTTAAGCTTTCGTTTGCTTACGACATTGTTAAT gGAATGGAGTTCATTCACAAAAGTAACCTGAGATTTCACGGGAACCTGAAGCCCAGCACCTGTCTGGTGGACAGTCGGCTCCAGATAAAACTCTCTGGCTTCGGCCTGTGGGAGTTTaaatatggggaaaaaaacaagatcatCCCACTGGAAAACCCAGAAG CACTGTTCTGGACAGCCCCCGAGCTTCTGAGACGAGTCAGTCTCCAGGTCAACGGGATGCCCAAAGCTGACATCTTCAGCTTTGCCATCATCATGTGGGAACTCATGTACAATGCTAAGTATGGCCCGTATCATGAAGTCAACCTAGAGCCCAAAG AGATTATCATGCAGTTGCAGAAGCCTTTCCAAGGTCAATATCTCCGACCAGCGCTGTCTGAGGAGCTGTGTGATGAGAACATTAATATACTGCTGAAGGCCTGCTGGAATGAAAACCCTGACCACCGACCGCCATTTGCGGCAATACGAAGACAGCTGAAGGACAACAGCCCAAATAG TCATGCAAATATCTTGGATAATATGGTGGATAAGTTGGAGAAATATGCAAATCACttggaggaggtggtggaggagagGACCAATCAGCTCACAGTAGAGAAGACCCGTGCGGACATGCTTCTTTCCAGCATGTTACCAAG GTACATCGCTGAAAAGCTGATGGCGGGGAAGTCAGTGGAGCCTCAGAGCTACGACATGGTGACCATCTTCTTCTCCGACATAGTGGGCTTCACGTCCATGTGCTCCGTCAGCTCTGCGATGGAGGTGGTGACGTTCCTCAACGACCTCTACAGCCTCTTTGACGACATCATCAAGATATACGATGTCTATAAA GTGGAAACAATTGGTGATGCATATATGGTAGCAAGTGGTCTACCCATCAGCAATGGCTACCAGCACGCTTTGGAGATCTGTACAATGGCGCTTCATTTCCTGAGTGCCATCAAGGTCTTCAAAATCCACCACATGCCAACAGAGAGTCTTGCAATCCGCATTGGGATACATTCTG GTCCAGTGGTTGCAGGAGTGGTAGGCACCACTATGCCTCGCTACTGTCTCTTTGGTGACACGGTGAACATGGCCTCTCGCATGGAAAGTAACAGCTTAC CCTTGAGGATTCATATATCTCAGTGCACTGCGGACATTTTGGTCCAGGCTGGATCGTTTGTACTGGAGGAAAGAGGGGAAGTTGAAATGAAG GGTAAAGGATCTCATAAGACCTACTGGCTGCTGAGCAAGGAGGGATTTAATCCTCCTGTGATTGCACATAGCCCTCCACCAGCTGACAGTCTCAAACTACAGACAGAGGTACAGtga
- the tectb gene encoding beta-tectorin produces MASVGALLMLLPVAWTCSPQKADYVIVSCFPNAIIANVPECPYGWEIDQLSLGGVCYSGTHSPGYYRFTIPDLTPKNHSYCGTQSEYMPGKDPKYVFHNSIVSNDTLLTVRNQPVNYTFSCMYRAAYLVNNAVFSQRVATVYVNNGSLGTFSSQLSMNVFTNSKFLNAKDAPYVIDASEIGTEVFIGIEAKGLSNRFKVVINNCWSTPTPYSTDKKRWSLIINSCPSDHTVTIFENAKDSRSMFKFNSFRFQRLEKVSTVWLHCEVQVCDGERLVCQPAPCSVRSLSLQAEPSGGILTAEFHIKGIDSSNNGHIKGTSLFILLAVLINTCCDLVNGSRM; encoded by the exons ATGGCTTCTGTCGGTGCATTATTGATGCTTTTGCCTGTTGCATGGACATGCTCTCCCCAAAAAGCAG ACTATGTTATAGTGTCATGTTTCCCCAACGCCATCATTGCCAACGTCCCAGAGTGTCCTTACGGCTGGGAGATTGACCAGCTGTCTCTGGGTGGAGTCTGCTACTCTGGAACACACAGCCCAGGGTACTACCGCTTCACCATCCCAGACCTGACACCCAAAAACCACTCGTACTGCGGCACACAGTCTGAG TACATGCCAGGCAAAGACCCCAAGTACGTCTTCCATAACTCCATCGTGTCCAACGACACGTTGCTCACAGTCAGAAACCAGCCGGTCAACTACACCTTCAGCTGCATGTACCGAGCAGCCTACCTTGTAAATAATGCAGTGTTCAGTCAAAG AGTGGCTACAGTTTATGTCAACAACGGGAGTTTAGGCACTTTTAGCTCACAGTTGTCTATGAATGTGTTCACG AATTCAAAGTTCCTGAATGCCAAGGACGCTCCTTATGTGATCGACGCCTCTGAGATCGGCACTGAAGTTTTTATTGGCATCGAGGCAAAAGGACTAAGTAACAG ATTCAAAGTTGTTATAAACAACTGCTGGTCCACTCCCACTCCTTACTCAACAGACAAGAAAAGGTGGAGTCTCATCATTAACAG CTGCCCCTCCGACCACACTGTGACTATTTTTGAGAACGCCAAAGACAGCCGCTCCATGTTCAAGTTCAATTCTTTTCGCTTCCAAAGGCTGGAGAAGGTTTCCACCGTCTGGCTTCACTGTGAGGTCCAGGTTTGTGACGGAGAGAGGCTTGTCTGTCAGCCA GCCCCCTGCTCTGTCAGAAGTCTGTCATTGCAGGCAGAGCCAAGTGGAGGGATCCTTACTGCCGAGTTTCACATCAAAG GAATTGATTCCTCCAATAATGGACACATAAAAG GCACTTCACTATTCATCCTGCTGGCGGTCCTCATAAACACATGTTGTGATTTAGTGAATGGATCAAGAATGTAG
- the LOC116670970 gene encoding dickkopf-related protein 3 isoform X2, which produces MLGNLWMLCLCLCFSSTQARIWAWMLNMPHSPPKEGAKAPRESAPVAKAITAVCDHDRACGRGFSCDRHFGLCVPLRGEGHYCRRDAQCVRGLSCMFGKCHRSIPNGQEGARCKVDRDCGTSMCCARHHGEQVCKRRLISGENCYVPDGGLAFSINQICPCDEGLVCRKHGASHQRE; this is translated from the exons ATGTTGGGGAATCTTTGGATGCTATGCCTGTGTCTCTGCTTCTCCTCGACCCAAGCTCGCATATGGGCCTGGATGCTCAACATGCCTCACAGCCCCCCCAAAGAAGGAGCAAAGGCGCCTAGAGAAAGCGCTCCAGTAGCCAAAGCAATCACG GCTGTGTGCGACCATGACCGGGCCTGTGGACGGGGTTTCTCCTGTGATCGACACTTTGGTCTTTGTGTTCCTCTGCGAGGGGAAGGCCACTACTGTCGCAGGGACGCCCAATGCGTCCGCGGACTCAGCTGCATGTTTGGGAAGTGCCACCGCAGCATCCCCAACGGGCAAGAGG GTGCCAGATGTAAAGTTGACAGGGATTGTGGGACATCCATGTGCTGCGCTCGACACCACGGTGAGCAGGTGTGCAAGAGACGTCTGATCAGCGGAGAGAACTGCTATGTTCCCGATGGTGGTCTGGCATTCAGCATTAACCAGATTTGTCCGTGTGACGAGGGGCTAGTGTGTCGAAAACACGGTGCATCACACCAAAGAGAGTAA
- the LOC116670970 gene encoding dickkopf-related protein 3 isoform X1 — MLGNLWMLCLCLCFSSTQARIWAWMLNMPHSPPKEGAKAPRESAPVAKAITAVCDHDRACGRGFSCDRHFGLCVPLRGEGHYCRRDAQCVRGLSCMFGKCHRSIPNGQEGARCKVDRDCGTSMCCARHHGEQVCKRRLISGENCYVPDGGLAFSINQICPCDEGLVCRKHGASHQRERDFIYQLEQTSWTCQVAKS, encoded by the exons ATGTTGGGGAATCTTTGGATGCTATGCCTGTGTCTCTGCTTCTCCTCGACCCAAGCTCGCATATGGGCCTGGATGCTCAACATGCCTCACAGCCCCCCCAAAGAAGGAGCAAAGGCGCCTAGAGAAAGCGCTCCAGTAGCCAAAGCAATCACG GCTGTGTGCGACCATGACCGGGCCTGTGGACGGGGTTTCTCCTGTGATCGACACTTTGGTCTTTGTGTTCCTCTGCGAGGGGAAGGCCACTACTGTCGCAGGGACGCCCAATGCGTCCGCGGACTCAGCTGCATGTTTGGGAAGTGCCACCGCAGCATCCCCAACGGGCAAGAGG GTGCCAGATGTAAAGTTGACAGGGATTGTGGGACATCCATGTGCTGCGCTCGACACCACGGTGAGCAGGTGTGCAAGAGACGTCTGATCAGCGGAGAGAACTGCTATGTTCCCGATGGTGGTCTGGCATTCAGCATTAACCAGATTTGTCCGTGTGACGAGGGGCTAGTGTGTCGAAAACACGGTGCATCACACCAAAGAGA gaGAGATTTTATTTACCAGCTAGAACAAACAAGTTGGACCTGCCAAGTGGCCAAATCTTGA